gtgtgtgtgtgtgtgtgtgtgtgtgtgtgtgtgtgtgtgtgtgtgtgtgtgtgtgtgtgtgtgtgtgtgtgtgtgtgtgtgtgtgtgtgtgtggataatTGACTATATTTTACAATAGGCCacctatatataaattatagatactataatattataactaCTTACTTTCAGTTTATCCTCGGTGAAGTAGCGTGACCAGCTGAGGATGGCAGTGTAATAGCTCCGTGGTAGGAGGGTCGGATAATGTACCGTGCTATAGATGATGAGGGACTCACAAACACCAAAAGCCAGCACTACAAAATAAGGAACAGTTGGTAGTTTCCCACGTCTGTGCAGAGTGAGCACCAGCGCTCCCAGAGCACGTGCCAGGATGAAGAGTGAGAGTGTGCGTCGTCGACTGGGGTCATCAATCAAAGAGGTGAGTCCAGCAGCACAACCAGCCACCACTGCCGGCCAACCATTCTATAGAGGGGTCAACAGTCAAGAGtagtgggggggggtaagGTGGATGTGGGGAGGTTTGTGGGTGTATGCGTACGTCAGTGTTATAGGCTTGTCGGAGGAGTGAGAGAGTGAGCTTATAAGTGGATCCAGCAGCAGCAATGAAGGAGGCAAAGCGCACACAGTCCACCAATGGTAGATATCTCAGAAACACTGCAGGgctaaccacacacacacacagtgaaagGAGTAATGTCCAAGGGCTTACGTACTGTGCTAGGATCTTCCCTGAAGCCACACCACGGACGAGCTGCTGCCCCAGATGCAACCCCACTCCTACTAGGAACCCTCTGCCTGCCACCTTCACTGCACCTCTTATCATTTCATCTCCTCCACACCAGCAAAGAGCTCTTCTGTTAGAGCTACAGGCCATTGCTTGCAGCtactgttattattattatatttaatATTTATTATCAATCATATTCATTGCACATGTGACAGTGTTGTGGCATCATCAAAACAGTTATGAGGTGCATACAATCATCATAAAACAGAAATAATAATCCAACAGTTCTTAGAACATGATCATTTGTCCCTGCAAGGAagaaacacaataattataaaacaatgTCAATGAACAACACAGTCACAGCAACTACCTTTCGTTTTTTGTCTCCTCCTAACTCGAAGTGTTTGCACCTCTTGATGGCTGTTTGCTTCTTCTTCCTACACGTGGTGCACTCCATTCTCAGCACTATCTTCTTAGTAGTCTTAGCTTTCTTCCTGAACACGACCTTTGTTTGACCTCCGTACCCGCTCTGCTTGCGATCATAACGTCTCTTTCCTACAAGACACACGATGAATCATTAATAGCAGGGGAAGCCATTAGTCTTACCTTGTGCATACAGTGAGGCCTTCCCAGCTTTGTACTGGGTCACCTTGAACTGCTGATGTCTCTTACAAGACTTGCAGAATGTCTTCCTTTGCTTAGGTATGTTGACCTGCACAAACAAATTATAAATAAACCAACAGTAAAATTAGCATTCTACACACCGTATCCATTACTTATCAGCATTACAGACATAATCATACAATAGATGGAAGCAGATTCACGCACAAAACACACTCACCATGTTGGCGATACACCATGTGGCCGAGAAGAAGGAACCGTAACTGCTCAGCTCATTCAAATTAACTGAATTATTATTTCAAGTTTGCTTTTTACCCTTATTAAATAGCCGCACATGCGGTATATTTTCGATTCACCAAAGGAGACTGTGTGGTCACGTGATCTCTTTCCAGACAAGGATCAAGTGAGAAGCTAGAGCTATGTTACCAAGGTTAGGCTTGGCTCTGGGCCGCTTTACAGGTGAGTGCACACACCATAGTAGGCTATATAGAGGTGTGCTTGTTCTTTAGTGAAGAAAATAACAAATTCTTATCACCATGCATTGTGTTGATTTGTTGACCTTTACCCTCAGTGCCTTCTAGAGCAGCTCTACTGAATGGAGTGCGTCCATTGAGTGCCACCACTCCTCCTCTCAAGCCAGAAGGTGAGCACTGCATGTAGTCCCCCTCATGTACACTACTCCCTGTACAGGCAATGTGGGCATTAGAGCTGGTCTGGTAGAGAAGCTTGGAGTGACTGGCCCCTGGACATTGGGGGTGGGTCTGGGCCTGTATGTCATCGGGAAGGAGTTCTATGTCATGAACTCTGAGACAGTCATCCTGGGTGTCATGGGCGGAGTTATCTATTGGCTCATGACAAAGGTCGGCAAACCTGTTGGAGAGTTCCTGGATACACGATCACAGGTAGGTAGTGTGTCCACCATGCTGCCCTGTTCTCATCTCCCCTCTTTATAGAACATTCTCACTCTGTTGGAGGAAGGCAAAAACAAAAAGATGTCAGTCCTAGAGACGAGTATTCAGGCTGAGAAGGAGGTCGAAGTACAGCTGGAGGCACGACACGAACTGTTTGAGGTCTTCAAAGTAAGTAACTAACTAACCAACTCTCTCttattgtgtgtgcgtgtgtacagGAGAACAATGATATGCTGATAGAGGAGGAGTACCGTCGCAGACTGCATGAGGTCACCAACGAGGTCAAGAAAAGACTCAATTATCACGTAAGCCCCCCCCACTCtccttacccccccccccattacTATAGACCCCCTAGGTTGAGGTGGACGCTACTCAGAAGGCGTTTGAGCATCGGCACATGGTCGCCTGGCTGGAGAGACAAGTCACTGAGGCCATGAAGGGAAAACAGGTAGCTATAGATATTATTGATGGTTGTATATAATCATTAACCATTATCTGTGCTGCAGGATGAAAGCTTGGTACAGTGTATGACTGACCTCAAGCGATTCTCCACTGTCTGAACACTAACTAGTACTCTCTTTAGCTCTATCTATTGTGTCAGTTATGTGCTTAGTTTATGTGAACATGTGattgttatacatgtagagaaTTTATAATGAGAAATTATATGCATCTGCATAGACCAAATTAACAGTTTTAATGTAACGATCATTACCAGATGTGTTGAAGTTAATATTAAATCAGcttacacacaatacacaacaCAATtgaacacagacacactattCTAGAGAGTCCATGCTATCTAGTGGTAGGTCTCTCCCTGGCTGCTGCTGATCCACTGCTCTGAGCACGCAATCTCTGCAGGAGAGGaatgggatataattatgatgagtgGAGATGTAACTAACGTACATGAGAGATACTGGGTGGTGGTTGTGGGGGCAGTGCTGAGGTAGAGGCAGAGGCCATGCTGCTGTACGAGCCACCAGAGCCATAGCTGGCAGTACGAGTCCTAACAACAGGGGCTGGGGGGGCAAACGTTGATACCAGGAGAGCGGGGGAGACAGAGCGTCgggtgggggagggggagtaAGGGGAGGGGCTACTGGGAGGAAGTGGACCTCGCGATGCTGTCATCTCATTAAAGTGTCTGCAAGTGtagagtgagtgggtgtcagcacacacacacacacacacactcacctttcATCTTCCATCTCCAGAGATGATTCACTCTCTGATAGCTGTCGTGTGAGATCCTCTCTCCTCTGTTTTTCCCTTTGTAGCCTCCGCTGCAGTTTAACGTTCTCCTCTTTGAGAGCTCTTTCCTCCTCCACAATCTGTTGGATCTTGTCCAAGTCTAAAGGGAGGATATGTAGTACATGTGTCAGTGAAAGGAAAcaaaatacatgtaaatgGACAATAATGCACACAATCAACAAGCTAGTCCAGGAAAtgttaaacacacacacacagtagtaCACACCATCACTTACTCTTAGCGTCTGTTTTCTCTAGCTGCTGTCTCAACATAGAGACTG
The Halichondria panicea chromosome 11, odHalPani1.1, whole genome shotgun sequence DNA segment above includes these coding regions:
- the LOC135344463 gene encoding ATP synthase F(0) complex subunit B1, mitochondrial-like, with amino-acid sequence MLPRLGLALGRFTVPSRAALLNGVRPLSATTPPLKPEGNVGIRAGLVEKLGVTGPWTLGVGLGLYVIGKEFYVMNSETVILGVMGGVIYWLMTKVGKPVGEFLDTRSQNILTLLEEGKNKKMSVLETSIQAEKEVEVQLEARHELFEVFKENNDMLIEEEYRRRLHEVTNEVKKRLNYHVEVDATQKAFEHRHMVAWLERQVTEAMKGKQDESLVQCMTDLKRFSTV
- the LOC135344472 gene encoding large ribosomal subunit protein eL42-like — translated: MVNIPKQRKTFCKSCKRHQQFKVTQYKAGKASLYAQGKRRYDRKQSGYGGQTKVVFRKKAKTTKKIVLRMECTTCRKKKQTAIKRCKHFELGGDKKRKGQMIMF
- the LOC135344449 gene encoding uncharacterized protein LOC135344449 isoform X1, with translation MACSSNRRALCWCGGDEMIRGAVKVAGRGFLVGVGLHLGQQLVRGVASGKILAQYVSPWTLLLSLCVCVVSPAVFLRYLPLVDCVRFASFIAAAGSTYKLTLSLLRQAYNTDNGWPAVVAGCAAGLTSLIDDPSRRRTLSLFILARALGALVLTLHRRGKLPTVPYFVVLAFGVCESLIIYSTVHYPTLLPRSYYTAILSWSRYFTEDKLKLFFRVPSLHFLPCSAGLHPGSCNSYALTDFFHSLFLYIKIYLSIYSLPLVLFRTKSLWTHTITALRTLLNNTLVSALFLAVDGALVKYTLCLLRNGYGHAPPLPAWIALLSGFLGAAGLLIERHSRRLELLYYVLPQVLYGVWRVLCIKKPLNLHKIPCGSVWVFCASLAVIFHSFEREHLSLSPLINTALHRLLDT